A region from the Misgurnus anguillicaudatus chromosome 7, ASM2758022v2, whole genome shotgun sequence genome encodes:
- the LOC129417986 gene encoding antimicrobial peptide NK-lysin isoform X2, protein MLRFIIFVTLLVSSACALQWEIYREEMIANEESSGEVMVKTNQGLPGICWACKWAMKKVKRRISNGATADDIKNKLTSVCDQIGFLKTMCRSLVNKYAGTLVEELSTSDDPATICRNIGVCKKNAL, encoded by the exons ATGCTACGATTTATCATTTTCGTCACCCTGCTGGTATCCTCAG CGTGCGCTCTTCAATGGGAAATCTACAGAGAAGAAATGATTGCAAATGAAGAAAGTTCT GGTGAAGTCATGGTCAAAACCAACCAAGGGCTTCCTGGAATATGCTGGGCGTGCAAGTGGGCAATGAAGAAGGTGAAAAGAAGGATCTCCAATGGTGCAACTGCG GATGACATTAAAAATAAGCTAACGAGCGTCTGTGATCAGATTGGGTTCCTAAAAACTATGTGTAGGAGTTTGGTAAACAAGTACGCAGGCACTCTGGTCGAAGAACTTTCAACGTCAGACGACCCAGCAACCATCTGTAGAAACATTGGTGTTTGCAAGAAGAATgctttgtaa
- the LOC129417986 gene encoding antimicrobial peptide NK-lysin isoform X1 produces MLRFIVLVTLLVSSACALQWEIYREEMIANEESSGEVMVKTNQGLPGICWACKWAMKKVKRRISNGATADDIKNKLTSVCDQIGFLKTMCRSLVNKYAGTLVEELSTSDDPATICRNIGVCKKNAL; encoded by the exons ATGCTACGATTTATCGTCCTCGTCACCCTGCTGGTATCTTCAG CGTGCGCTCTTCAATGGGAAATCTACAGAGAAGAAATGATTGCAAATGAAGAAAGTTCT GGTGAAGTCATGGTCAAAACCAACCAAGGGCTTCCTGGAATATGCTGGGCGTGCAAGTGGGCAATGAAGAAGGTGAAAAGAAGGATCTCCAATGGTGCAACTGCG GATGACATTAAAAATAAGCTAACGAGCGTCTGTGATCAGATTGGGTTCCTAAAAACTATGTGTAGGAGTTTGGTAAACAAGTACGCAGGCACTCTGGTCGAAGAACTTTCAACGTCAGACGACCCAGCAACCATCTGTAGAAACATTGGTGTTTGCAAGAAGAATgctttgtaa
- the LOC129417986 gene encoding antimicrobial peptide NK-lysin isoform X4, whose translation MLRFIIFVTLLVSSVCALQREMDNDGLTEKELEEIYAEFLAKTGHKFPGICWACKWAMGKIKRHISVTTNKAAIKRMLHNVCNEIGFLKYLCRGLVSRFLGPLIEELSTTDNPAKICSHIGVC comes from the exons ATGCTACGATTTATCATTTTCGTCACCCTGCTGGTATCCTCAG TGTGCGCTCTTCAGCGGGAGATGGACAACGATGGTTTGACTGAAAAAGAACTTGAAGAAATCTAT GCTGAATTTTTGGCCAAAACAGGCCATAAGTTCCCTGGAATATGCTGGGCGTGCAAATGGGCTATGGGCAAGATAAAGAGACATATCTCTGTTACTACAAATAAG GCAGCCATTAAAAGGATGCTCCATAATGTCTGTAATGAGATCGGGTTCCTAAAATATCTGTGCAGGGGTCTTGTGTCCAGGTTCTTGGGACCTCTGATTGAAGAGCTTTCCACCACTGATAATCCCGCGAAGATCTGCTCTCACATCGGAGTCTGTTAG
- the LOC129417985 gene encoding antimicrobial peptide NK-lysin-like produces MLRFIILSLLVSSACALQWEIYREDSTGNEESSGEVMVKMNQKLPGVCWACKWAIKKVKNKISNGVTQDAIKRQLASVCDQIGFLRSMCRGLVNKYTGVLIEEISTSDNAATICMNIGVCKKRAL; encoded by the exons ATGCTACGATTTATCATCCTCTCCCTGCTGGTATCCTCAG CGTGCGCTCTTCAGTGGGAAATCTACAGAGAAGACTCGACTGGAAATGAAGAAAGTTCT GGTGAAGTCATGGTCAAAATGAACCAAAAGCTTCCTGGAGTATGCTGGGCATGTAAGTGGGCTATAAAGAAGGTGAAGAATAAGATCTCCAATGGCGTAACCCAG GACGCCATTAAAAGGCAGCTAGCAAGCGTCTGTGATCAGATTGGGTTCCTAAGATCTATGTGTAGAGGTTTGGTGAACAAGTACACGGGCGTTCTGATCGAAGAAATTTCAACGTCAGACAACGCAGCAACCATCTGTATGAACATTGGCGTTTGCAAGAAGAGAgctttgtaa